The window TAAAACACTATTGCAAGTTACTTTTCTTGCTGTGAACTGGGATAAAACAAAGAGTGTCTAATTCATTTTGTCCTGCTGCTCCAATCTTAAAATCAGCATGCTAATGAAATAAGGATGATAGACACGGTTGAACAAAGATAAAATGAAAAACAGACACACAAATGGAGACAAATTTTACCTCCGCTATTGTGTTGTCCATAGGGTAGGCGTTTAGAAAACTTCTCACTCAGTTCAGATACGACCAAACGAGATAAAAGAAGACCAGCACTAAGTGCACCAACAACAAGCATTATAAAAACTGCATCCCATCCTTTTGTTGAAAGAAAACCTGTCAAAAGAGGACCTAGAGCAGCACCCATAGATCCAGTACCATCAATAATGGCAGTAACTGTTGCTAGTGCTCGAGAATCTCCTCTCAAGGAGCTGTGAGTACCCAGATCTGCTGACACTGCAGTTGTTATAAGCGCATAAGGTCCATTGACAAACAACCCAGCTATCATCATGAGCAAAATGTTCATGAGCTTTGATGCACTTCCATATTTGCGATACAAAAGCATAGAAGGAATTGCTGCATACATGAAGCTGGCTGCTGTAGTAGCACGAGCATCAAGCTTGTCGGATAGATGTCCAGCTAGAATTCCACCAACTATACCTCCAACATCAAACAAAGCAGAGAGATTCCCAGCAGATTTCACTGAAACATACTCTCCCCCTATAGCTGTAAAGAGATTATCAAGAACCAGGATTAGGAACATGACCATGATGTcgaaatttacaaaaaaaaaataaataaataaaaaaatctgaCAATGAATCTTCAAAGTAGAATGGAAATTGATACTCTTCACAAACAAAAAGATAATTATTCTAGGTAGTCTAAAGTCCATCGGGTAGATTTTTATATCTTCAACACTTCTAAAAGATAAGGGGAACAAGTATAGAAAATGGAGAACTGTTACTTTAAGTTGTTAGCACCCGGGAAACACTTGATGTAAAAGCAAGTATATAACCAACAAGCATTTCTAACAAGCTTCAATCAAGAAGTGAACCTTAACAGCTATTGAAGCCGCGATATCCATCATCATAACATACAGTTTTTCTCTATCTTCTAGACTTTAAATTATGAATTTGAACTAGAACACACTACATTGCCAGCAATCCTTCAAGGAAGTTGTGCAGTTTGCTTAGGTACAGCCTTTCGGATATTCTGATATGCATCTTAACTTAAACTAGTGAATCCTCAAACTAATATCTGCATAATCAGAAGTTCAAACACTCAGATGACAACttcaaattatttaaaacatGTATAAGTCTGGTACTTTGCAGCTTTTCACTTATCTAGAAGCCATTTTGCACTAGAATGTAGTGCCAACATTGTTTGTTAGCTAGGCCAGAACTAATGAGCTTGTGTGGGATATTCTACATATGTTGGTATACTGATGCAACCTGACCCTTGTCCTGTTCAGGTGCTCATCATTTTTGGGATTTCACCAAAAAGGGAAAGGAGAAACTGATTAGTTAAGGAGAAGAGTGTCACTCCTGTATGCAATGTAAATACAGCCAATTGAAAAATATGATCAGTAGCTCTGATTTGCTGTTAGAAGCATAGACTGCACTGCAGTTCCAATATTTAAAGATGCCATGCTCCTTAATCAGATTGAAAGTTAGAAAAGCTACATTCTAGAGATTTACAAAAGATACACGAATCTTTTCTCTTTCAACACTCAAAAGCTCCATTATCAAAATTCCCTCCTTATCAGCAACGAACACTCCAAAATATCTCACAGAAACAAAAATTATTACAAATGAACTTGCAAGTGGAAAAACTAGCAGTCACGAAATCTAACTTCAAACCTAGGTAATACCATTTTAGATAATTGTTGCAATCTGTAGGCTTCTTGGACATCTTTAATGCTTCAGAATGATGCCTATCACACACAAAGAACCAAGTATAGCAAACAATTCATAAATGCAAGCAGCGATACCTGTTCGACTAAGGTAAAACGGCAACCAGTACAAAAATGTGTATGCTACCAACTTTGAGAAGAAAAGACACAGTGCAAATGGAATCACTCCTGGTATTAGACAAGCATCAAGAAGACCAACACTTCTCCTATTTCCTGAACCAGGCCGACGGACATTGTCATGTCCATTTTCAACCATATTTTCTTTCACTGTCTGAGCTTCTTCATCATTAGTCGCAGACAAATCCTCTACAGACGAGGGACGATTAGGACAAGGAAATCCAACATCTTCCGGATAAGCAGGCAATAGCAAGTACACGATTATCCCCGCAAAAAATATAAACGCTCCTGGAACAATAAAAGACCAACCCCATCCATGTTCCAAAACACCAGCAGCCATAAGGGATCCACTAATATTCCCAACAGAGGTATGAGCATTCCAAATACCCATAATCAATCCCCTTTTCCTTTTCCCAAACCAATTACCAA is drawn from Nicotiana tabacum cultivar K326 chromosome 22, ASM71507v2, whole genome shotgun sequence and contains these coding sequences:
- the LOC107785276 gene encoding putative glycerol-3-phosphate transporter 4 translates to MAGNNDVMKGNPPGILLIRSMRGKDWSLKTYKYVVLLITFIAYTSYHASRKPSSIVKSVLHPHPFLNITVSNPWPMGPVFIKNETLVPIDLVHSKKKGWEPFNDEDGTSKLGEIDVAFLACYSIGMYVAGHLGDSLDLRLFLTTGMIGSGIFVGLFGMGYFWKIHAFWFYLLMQMVAGLFQATGWPSVVAVIGNWFGKRKRGLIMGIWNAHTSVGNISGSLMAAGVLEHGWGWSFIVPGAFIFFAGIIVYLLLPAYPEDVGFPCPNRPSSVEDLSATNDEEAQTVKENMVENGHDNVRRPGSGNRRSVGLLDACLIPGVIPFALCLFFSKLVAYTFLYWLPFYLSRTAIGGEYVSVKSAGNLSALFDVGGIVGGILAGHLSDKLDARATTAASFMYAAIPSMLLYRKYGSASKLMNILLMMIAGLFVNGPYALITTAVSADLGTHSSLRGDSRALATVTAIIDGTGSMGAALGPLLTGFLSTKGWDAVFIMLVVGALSAGLLLSRLVVSELSEKFSKRLPYGQHNSGGSASQPLLSDQK